In the genome of Mycobacterium kansasii ATCC 12478, one region contains:
- a CDS encoding DUF4129 domain-containing protein produces the protein MPGVDKPTGRVVGLILLLILVAAALRGYLPVADGGSHSEPGSGRAALTFVIVALSASVALMAFAMIARLRDPRVEAPSAGNLSEMLGGGKGRPSWRVLLIGLGVIVAWLLVATLLARLVVPQEVASSLPSADQSAPPPAPRPAAPPRQHPPDNPGHTLEILLAYTVPLLIMIVVAAAVMARRRWRAAPPARVAADDVEFPGPAEGAELLARAAEVGLAEMTDLDREPREAIIACYAAMERELANVPGAVPQDFDTPTEVLARAVAHGVLRPDNAGQLVNLFAEARFSPHVMNEGHRELAVRVLRLVLDELAPRIQRAGL, from the coding sequence ATGCCCGGTGTCGACAAGCCGACAGGACGCGTTGTCGGCCTGATCCTGCTGTTGATCCTGGTCGCTGCTGCCCTGCGTGGCTATCTGCCGGTTGCCGACGGCGGCTCCCACTCGGAGCCGGGTAGCGGCCGGGCGGCGCTGACGTTCGTGATCGTCGCCCTGAGCGCGAGTGTCGCGCTGATGGCGTTCGCGATGATCGCGCGATTGCGTGATCCACGCGTGGAGGCGCCCAGTGCGGGGAACCTGTCCGAGATGCTCGGCGGCGGCAAGGGACGGCCGAGTTGGCGGGTGCTGCTCATCGGGCTGGGCGTGATCGTGGCCTGGCTGCTGGTCGCGACGCTGCTCGCTCGCCTGGTCGTGCCGCAGGAAGTGGCTTCCTCGCTGCCCTCGGCGGATCAGAGCGCGCCACCGCCGGCGCCCCGCCCCGCGGCGCCGCCGAGGCAGCACCCGCCGGACAATCCCGGACACACCCTGGAGATCCTGCTCGCGTACACGGTTCCGCTGTTGATCATGATCGTCGTGGCGGCAGCCGTCATGGCTCGGCGGCGTTGGCGCGCCGCACCCCCGGCGCGCGTTGCCGCCGACGACGTCGAGTTCCCGGGGCCGGCCGAGGGGGCGGAATTGCTGGCTCGGGCGGCTGAAGTGGGATTGGCCGAGATGACCGATCTCGATCGCGAGCCGCGGGAGGCGATCATCGCCTGCTACGCGGCCATGGAGCGGGAACTCGCCAACGTCCCCGGTGCCGTTCCCCAGGACTTCGACACCCCCACCGAGGTGCTGGCCCGCGCCGTTGCGCACGGTGTCCTGCGTCCTGACAACGCCGGACAGCTGGTCAACCTGTTCGCCGAGGCTCGGTTCAGTCCGCACGTGATGAACGAGGGGCACCGGGAACTCGCGGTCCGGGTCCTTCGGCTGGTGCTCGACGAACTGGCACCCCGCATCCAGCGAGCTGGCTTGTGA
- a CDS encoding SDR family NAD(P)-dependent oxidoreductase produces the protein MTRRLAGRSALVTGASRGLGRAIALALAAEGAAVAVAGRTEQVWDDRLPGTIGETVADIEAAGGRAIAVRADLTEHDDVARLVTQARDALGPITILVNNAAFTAPGRPPVPGAQPHAKPPRPTDGKPGWPGFLSIPLAAYRRHFEISVFAAYELMQLACPDMIAAGRGWVVNITSVASRLPGDGPYPDRSGGVLPGYGGAKAALEHLTQCAAFDLAGHNIAVNALAPSKPILTPGLAYYAREFADTAPSDEFARAAVELALVDAAVVTGRTIGHREVLDGSFRAFRRESGENSREQ, from the coding sequence GTGACGCGGCGGCTGGCCGGCCGCAGCGCGCTCGTCACCGGCGCCAGCCGCGGATTGGGCCGTGCCATCGCGTTGGCGTTGGCGGCCGAGGGCGCGGCGGTGGCCGTCGCCGGGCGCACCGAGCAGGTGTGGGACGACCGGCTGCCGGGGACCATCGGTGAAACCGTGGCCGATATCGAGGCGGCCGGCGGGCGTGCGATCGCGGTGCGGGCCGACCTGACCGAGCACGACGACGTCGCCCGGCTGGTGACCCAAGCGCGAGATGCGTTGGGGCCGATCACGATCCTGGTCAACAATGCGGCGTTCACCGCGCCCGGCCGCCCGCCGGTACCGGGCGCGCAGCCCCACGCCAAGCCGCCCAGGCCGACCGACGGCAAACCCGGCTGGCCCGGTTTCCTCAGTATCCCGTTGGCGGCCTATCGCCGCCACTTCGAGATTTCGGTGTTCGCTGCCTACGAGTTGATGCAACTCGCCTGTCCCGACATGATCGCGGCGGGCCGCGGCTGGGTCGTCAACATAACCTCGGTGGCCTCCCGGTTACCTGGCGACGGGCCCTATCCGGATCGCAGTGGCGGGGTCCTGCCCGGATACGGCGGAGCCAAGGCGGCGCTCGAGCATCTCACCCAATGCGCAGCCTTCGATCTCGCCGGCCATAACATCGCGGTCAACGCGCTGGCGCCGTCGAAACCCATCCTCACTCCGGGGCTGGCCTACTATGCCCGGGAATTCGCCGACACCGCCCCGTCCGATGAATTTGCCAGGGCAGCAGTGGAATTGGCACTCGTCGATGCGGCGGTGGTAACCGGTCGCACGATCGGCCACCGCGAGGTTCTCGACGGCAGCTTCCGGGCGTTCCGGCGGGAATCCGGCGAGAATAGCCGGGAGCAGTAA
- a CDS encoding phosphotransferase family protein has product MANEPAIGDIDRLQRSSRDVTTLPEVMSRWLATVLPGGAAPEVSVESGVDSTGMSSETIILTACWQQDGQPIEQKLVVRVAPAATDVPVFPTYRLDHQFEVIRRVGELTDVPVPKVRWIEPTGNVLGTPFFLMDYVDGVVPPDVMPYTFGNNWFADAAAERQRELQDATVAVLATLHSIPDAENIFGFLAKEDFPGDTALRRHFNWVRAWYDFAVPDIGRSPLLERTFDWLDANWPHEAAARQPVLLWGDARVGNVMYRDFRPVAVLDWEMVTLGPRELDVAWMIYAHLVFQELAALATLPGLPEVMREGDVRATYEGLTGAELGDLHWFYVYSGVMWACVFLRTGARRIHFGEIDRPDNVESLFYHAVLMRRLIGEDD; this is encoded by the coding sequence GTGGCCAACGAACCGGCGATCGGGGACATCGACCGCCTGCAGCGATCGAGTCGTGACGTCACCACCCTGCCGGAGGTGATGTCGCGATGGCTGGCGACCGTGTTGCCCGGTGGCGCCGCACCCGAGGTGAGCGTGGAAAGCGGCGTCGACTCCACCGGCATGTCGTCGGAAACCATCATTCTGACCGCGTGCTGGCAGCAGGACGGCCAGCCCATCGAGCAGAAACTGGTGGTCCGGGTGGCGCCCGCCGCCACCGATGTGCCGGTGTTCCCCACCTATCGACTCGACCACCAATTCGAGGTGATACGGCGAGTTGGCGAACTGACCGATGTCCCGGTGCCCAAAGTGCGCTGGATCGAGCCCACCGGGAACGTGCTCGGAACTCCGTTCTTCCTCATGGATTACGTCGACGGCGTGGTGCCGCCCGACGTGATGCCCTACACCTTCGGCAACAACTGGTTCGCCGACGCTGCGGCCGAGCGTCAGCGCGAACTACAGGACGCCACGGTGGCGGTGCTGGCCACACTGCATTCGATCCCCGACGCCGAGAACATATTCGGATTTCTGGCCAAGGAGGATTTCCCCGGTGATACCGCGCTGCGCCGGCATTTCAACTGGGTTCGCGCCTGGTACGACTTCGCGGTACCCGACATCGGCCGATCTCCGTTGCTGGAGCGGACGTTCGATTGGCTCGACGCCAACTGGCCGCACGAAGCGGCTGCGCGCCAACCGGTGCTGCTGTGGGGGGACGCCCGGGTGGGCAACGTCATGTACCGCGACTTCCGGCCGGTGGCGGTGCTGGACTGGGAAATGGTCACGCTGGGTCCTCGCGAACTCGATGTCGCGTGGATGATCTACGCGCACCTGGTCTTTCAAGAGCTGGCCGCGCTGGCGACGCTGCCGGGGCTGCCCGAAGTGATGCGCGAAGGTGACGTCCGGGCCACCTATGAGGGCCTTACCGGCGCCGAACTTGGCGACCTGCATTGGTTTTACGTGTATTCGGGTGTGATGTGGGCATGCGTGTTCCTGCGTACCGGCGCGCGCCGCATTCACTTCGGGGAGATCGACAGACCTGACAACGTCGAATCGTTGTTCTACCACGCCGTTTTGATGAGGCGCCTTATCGGAGAGGACGACTGA
- a CDS encoding AAA family ATPase encodes MNMPVATTTARCEAVLDEIERIVVGKRAALTLILTAVLARGHVLIEDLPGLGKTLIARSFAAALGLEFKRVQFTPDLLPADLLGSTIYDMQSGRFEFRPGPIFTNLLMADEINRTPPKTQAALLEAMAEGQVSIDGKTHKLPTPFIVLATDNPIEYEGTYPLPEAQLDRFAIRLELRYLSERDETAMLRRRLDRGSAEPTVNQVVDLHDLLAMRESVEQVTVHEDVLHYVVSLATATRHHPQVAVGASPRAELDLVQLARARALLLGRDYVIPEDVKALATASIAHRITLRPEMWVRKVQGADVVGELLRRLPVPRTNGTNDPAA; translated from the coding sequence ATGAATATGCCGGTCGCGACGACGACGGCCCGCTGCGAGGCGGTGCTCGACGAAATCGAACGCATCGTGGTGGGTAAACGCGCCGCGCTCACGCTGATCCTCACCGCCGTCCTTGCGCGCGGCCACGTGCTCATCGAGGATCTGCCCGGTCTGGGCAAGACGCTGATCGCACGGTCCTTCGCCGCCGCGTTGGGGCTGGAATTCAAGCGGGTGCAGTTCACGCCCGACTTGCTGCCGGCCGACCTGCTCGGCTCGACGATCTACGACATGCAGTCGGGCCGCTTCGAGTTTCGCCCCGGTCCGATTTTCACCAACCTGCTGATGGCCGACGAGATCAACCGCACGCCGCCGAAAACCCAGGCGGCGTTGCTCGAGGCGATGGCCGAGGGCCAGGTCAGCATCGACGGCAAGACACACAAGCTGCCTACGCCGTTCATCGTGCTGGCCACCGACAACCCGATCGAGTACGAGGGCACCTACCCGCTGCCCGAGGCACAGCTGGATCGGTTCGCGATTCGGCTGGAGCTGCGCTACCTCTCCGAGCGGGACGAGACCGCGATGCTACGCCGTCGTCTCGACCGCGGGTCGGCCGAACCGACGGTGAACCAGGTCGTCGACCTGCACGACCTGCTGGCGATGCGGGAATCGGTCGAGCAGGTGACCGTCCACGAGGACGTCCTGCACTACGTGGTGTCGCTGGCCACCGCGACCCGGCATCATCCACAGGTCGCCGTCGGCGCCAGCCCGCGAGCCGAACTCGACCTGGTCCAGCTCGCGCGTGCCCGTGCCCTGCTGCTCGGCCGCGACTATGTGATCCCCGAAGACGTCAAGGCGCTGGCCACCGCGTCGATCGCGCACCGGATCACGTTGCGTCCAGAGATGTGGGTGCGAAAGGTACAGGGCGCCGACGTCGTCGGAGAACTGTTGCGGCGCTTGCCTGTTCCGCGAACCAATGGGACGAATGATCCAGCCGCGTGA
- a CDS encoding TetR/AcrR family transcriptional regulator, translated as MKADPSSLDKAPGAGRPRDPRIDSAILAATAELLVQIGYSNLSLAAVAERAGTTKSALYRRWSSKAELVHEAAFPAAPTALEAPAGDIAADVAMMLAATRDVFTTPVVRAALPGLVADMTADAELNARVMSRFTDLFVAVRARLREAVDRGEAHPDVDPDRLIELIGGATMLRMLLRPDEKLDDTWVDQTAAILVHGVTR; from the coding sequence ATGAAAGCAGACCCGTCCTCCCTTGACAAGGCTCCGGGCGCCGGCCGGCCCCGCGACCCGCGCATCGATTCGGCGATCTTGGCGGCGACAGCGGAATTGCTTGTGCAGATCGGCTATTCGAACCTGAGCCTGGCTGCGGTCGCCGAACGGGCCGGGACCACGAAATCAGCGTTGTACCGGCGCTGGTCGAGTAAGGCCGAACTGGTCCACGAGGCAGCATTCCCGGCGGCCCCCACGGCATTGGAGGCTCCGGCCGGCGATATCGCCGCCGACGTCGCGATGATGCTCGCCGCCACCCGCGACGTGTTCACCACCCCGGTGGTACGGGCCGCGTTGCCCGGCCTGGTGGCCGATATGACCGCCGATGCAGAGCTCAACGCCCGGGTGATGTCACGCTTCACCGACCTGTTCGTCGCCGTGCGGGCGCGGTTGCGGGAGGCTGTCGATCGCGGTGAGGCGCATCCCGACGTCGACCCGGACCGGTTGATCGAACTGATCGGGGGAGCCACCATGCTGCGGATGCTGCTGCGCCCGGACGAAAAGCTCGACGACACCTGGGTGGATCAGACCGCCGCGATCCTGGTGCACGGGGTGACCCGGTGA
- a CDS encoding PPE family protein, protein MNFFVLPPEINSLRMFTGAGSAPMLQAAAAWDGLAEELGTAAQSFTSVTSGLTGQAWQGAAAAAMSAAAAPYAGFLEAASARAVGASASAKAVASAFEAARSAMVHPLEVAANRNAFVKLVLSNVFGQNAPLIAAAEGIYEEMWAADVSAMVGYHGGAATAASALQSWQQALSGLPGLGQAAASAVGAAAASPAAAPFGIVLSNTGLGNTGDWNVGGGNMGSFNLGNGNFGSLNLGGGNIGNLNSGSGNFGFANFGSGNTGNTNFGWGNRAGNLNFGSGNFFGNGNFGFGNSFSSGNLGSGNTFNPFDFSSGNNFGDANQGAFNIGSANIGSSNIGFANIGDNNFGFGNNGNNNIGFGLTGDNQVGFGAFNTGTNNMGFGNSGNNNIGFFNSGEGNFGFFNSGTGNFGFANSGDTNSGFWNSGNTNTGFGNGGSVNFGVGNGGFTNMGFGNSGDANLGLGNAGIDNAGGFSSGNLNTGFYNAGDSNTGFGNFGDVNTGLFNSGDFNTAIGSAATPAGATSSGFGNTGTNVSGFFNNGNDTSGFQNHGDFSSGFQNMGDGQTGLFNSGNDNTGIGNSGSFVYGIGNTAMTGFSSGLFHSGVGSSGVGNSGDGSAGLFNQGDNQAGILGQP, encoded by the coding sequence ATGAACTTCTTTGTCTTGCCCCCAGAGATCAATTCGCTGCGCATGTTTACCGGTGCGGGGTCGGCGCCGATGCTGCAGGCGGCGGCAGCCTGGGATGGGTTGGCTGAGGAGTTGGGCACGGCGGCGCAGTCGTTCACGTCGGTGACCTCGGGGCTGACCGGCCAGGCGTGGCAGGGCGCCGCCGCAGCGGCCATGTCCGCCGCAGCGGCACCATACGCGGGATTCTTGGAGGCGGCGTCGGCACGGGCGGTGGGAGCGTCGGCGTCTGCAAAGGCGGTGGCGAGTGCGTTCGAGGCAGCGCGCTCGGCCATGGTTCATCCGCTCGAGGTGGCCGCGAACCGGAATGCCTTCGTGAAGCTGGTTCTTTCCAATGTGTTTGGTCAGAATGCACCGTTGATCGCGGCCGCTGAGGGCATTTACGAGGAGATGTGGGCCGCGGATGTGTCCGCGATGGTCGGGTATCACGGTGGGGCGGCGACGGCAGCATCGGCGTTGCAGTCGTGGCAACAGGCGTTGTCAGGGTTGCCCGGCCTGGGTCAGGCGGCGGCTTCGGCCGTCGGTGCGGCGGCCGCGTCACCGGCCGCGGCACCTTTCGGGATTGTGTTGTCCAACACGGGTCTTGGCAACACCGGCGACTGGAACGTCGGTGGCGGCAATATGGGCTCGTTCAACCTGGGCAACGGGAACTTCGGCAGCCTCAACCTGGGTGGCGGAAACATCGGCAACCTCAACTCGGGCAGTGGCAACTTCGGTTTTGCCAACTTCGGCAGCGGAAACACCGGCAACACCAACTTCGGCTGGGGCAACCGGGCGGGCAATCTCAACTTCGGCAGCGGAAACTTCTTCGGTAACGGGAACTTCGGCTTCGGGAATTCCTTCAGCAGCGGAAACCTGGGCAGTGGCAACACCTTTAACCCGTTCGATTTCAGTAGCGGCAACAACTTCGGGGATGCGAACCAGGGCGCATTCAACATAGGTAGCGCCAACATCGGCTCCTCCAACATCGGCTTCGCGAACATCGGCGACAACAACTTCGGTTTCGGTAATAACGGCAACAACAACATCGGTTTCGGGCTCACTGGTGACAACCAGGTCGGCTTCGGCGCGTTCAACACCGGTACCAACAACATGGGCTTCGGGAACTCGGGCAACAACAACATCGGTTTCTTCAACTCCGGTGAGGGGAATTTCGGCTTCTTCAACTCGGGGACCGGCAACTTCGGCTTCGCCAACTCGGGCGACACCAACTCGGGCTTCTGGAACTCCGGCAACACCAACACCGGCTTCGGCAATGGTGGCTCCGTCAACTTTGGTGTCGGCAACGGAGGCTTCACCAACATGGGCTTCGGAAATTCGGGCGATGCCAACCTGGGCCTGGGGAACGCGGGCATCGACAATGCCGGCGGATTCAGTTCGGGCAACCTGAATACCGGCTTCTACAACGCGGGCGACTCGAACACGGGCTTCGGCAACTTCGGTGATGTCAATACGGGCCTGTTCAACTCCGGCGACTTCAACACGGCGATTGGCAGCGCGGCCACCCCGGCGGGTGCGACCTCGTCGGGCTTCGGTAACACCGGTACCAACGTGTCAGGCTTCTTCAACAACGGCAACGACACCTCCGGCTTCCAGAACCACGGCGACTTTAGCTCTGGCTTCCAGAACATGGGTGACGGCCAGACCGGATTGTTCAACTCGGGCAATGACAACACCGGAATCGGTAACTCAGGCAGCTTCGTTTACGGCATCGGAAACACGGCGATGACCGGCTTCAGCTCGGGCCTCTTCCATTCGGGCGTTGGCAGCTCCGGTGTCGGCAACTC
- a CDS encoding DUF58 domain-containing protein: MIQPREVELRWRASPLTLAIATGAAAALAAAVIGGRWQLIAFAAPLLGVLCSIYWQRPVPAVQVHGEPDSQRCFENEQAHVKVWATTDSTAQSGSERIEVTVSAPTGMQLDVVESDCRPATTVAASAPRWGRYPIRARVDVVARGGLLTGTGTVDAAEVVVFPLTPPQPTAIPQTELLDRLGAHLTRHIGPGVEYADIRPYVPGDQLRAVNWAVSARRGRLHVTQRLTDRAADVVVLIDTYRQPPGPATEATERIARGAAQVVQTALRNGDRAGIVALGGNRPRWLGADIGQRQFYRVLDTVLGTGDGFERTTGTLAPRAAVPAGAIVIAFSTLLDTEFALALIDLRKRGHVVVAVDVLDGSPFEGEQDPLVVRLWALQRSAMYRDMATVGVDVLSWQGDRPLEQSMSTLPDRRRRGRGQLAGRH, encoded by the coding sequence ATGATCCAGCCGCGTGAAGTCGAGTTGCGCTGGCGCGCCTCACCGTTGACGCTGGCGATCGCTACCGGTGCGGCAGCGGCGCTGGCGGCTGCCGTCATCGGCGGTCGCTGGCAGCTGATCGCGTTCGCGGCGCCGCTGCTCGGCGTGCTGTGCTCTATCTACTGGCAGCGACCGGTCCCGGCGGTCCAGGTGCACGGCGAGCCGGATTCGCAGCGCTGCTTCGAGAATGAGCAGGCACACGTCAAGGTTTGGGCCACAACGGATTCCACCGCTCAATCCGGGTCGGAGCGGATCGAGGTGACGGTCTCGGCGCCTACCGGCATGCAGCTCGATGTTGTCGAATCGGATTGCCGCCCAGCCACAACGGTTGCCGCGTCGGCTCCGCGATGGGGGCGCTATCCCATCCGGGCCCGGGTCGACGTGGTCGCGCGCGGCGGTTTACTGACCGGGACGGGAACCGTCGACGCAGCCGAAGTCGTGGTCTTTCCGCTGACACCGCCGCAGCCCACGGCGATCCCGCAGACCGAATTGCTTGACCGTCTGGGTGCCCACCTCACCCGGCACATCGGCCCGGGCGTGGAATACGCAGACATTCGCCCCTACGTGCCGGGCGACCAGCTGCGCGCCGTCAATTGGGCGGTAAGCGCGCGGCGTGGCCGATTGCACGTGACGCAGCGGTTGACCGACCGCGCCGCCGACGTGGTCGTGCTCATCGACACGTATCGGCAGCCGCCGGGCCCGGCGACCGAGGCCACCGAGCGAATCGCGCGGGGCGCTGCTCAGGTGGTACAGACCGCCCTGCGCAACGGTGACCGCGCCGGGATCGTCGCGCTGGGAGGCAACCGCCCCCGGTGGCTGGGCGCCGACATCGGCCAGCGCCAGTTCTACCGAGTGCTCGATACCGTGCTGGGCACCGGCGACGGCTTCGAAAGGACTACCGGGACATTGGCGCCGCGTGCTGCCGTTCCGGCCGGGGCGATTGTCATCGCGTTCTCCACCTTGCTCGACACCGAATTCGCGCTGGCACTCATCGACTTGCGTAAACGCGGCCACGTGGTGGTTGCCGTCGACGTTCTCGACGGGTCTCCGTTCGAGGGCGAGCAGGATCCGCTGGTGGTTCGGCTGTGGGCGCTGCAGCGCTCCGCGATGTATCGAGACATGGCCACCGTCGGTGTCGACGTGCTGTCGTGGCAAGGGGATCGTCCGTTGGAGCAGTCGATGAGCACCTTGCCGGATCGCCGTCGTCGGGGGCGCGGACAGCTGGCGGGGAGGCACTGA